GGTTGTTTTTCTTCAGCAATTTCTGAGGTGTGAAGAATAATAGCTTCACGTACCACATCAATTTTATTTTGCGGTAAGCCATGAGAATGAAGGAAACTTTCTGCATAATCAGCACCCTCATATTCAAATGAATGTTTACAACAAACGTGATCTGTAAGACCCACATCATGTAAGACAGAAGCAAGATAAAATAACTCCTGATCATATTTAAATCTATATTTTTTCCCTAATGCATCACCAAAAGCATATGTCCGTAAACAATGATTATAAAGAAATGCTGGAGAAATCTCGTAAATTAATTGGGTAGCATCCTTTGCCACCTTACTATCTGGAATAATAATGTTGTGCATAATTTCCTCCTACGTATTGCTTATTTTTCAATAAATTTATACCACCATAGCCTAATAAAAATTTTACGTGCTAACCAAAGTGCTCATTTTCACACCCTATCCTTTTAGAAATGCTATTCTTATATCAAAAAAGACTGTTCGGTCTCTTTTAATATAACTTTCTATATGTTAATGTACAACTAATAGATGTTACAATTTTTCGACAATAATAAATGGAGGATATTATGCAAAAAGGCGAACATACACGGAGACACATTATTTTAAAATCGGCAGTATTGTTTAATCAAAAAGGCTATGCTGGCTGTTCAATGAATGACATTATGGAGGCTACAGGGCTAAAAAAGGGTGGTATTTACCGCCATTTTAAAAATAAAGATGAGATTGCATTAGAAGCATTTGAATACGCCATCGATACTGTGCATCAACATTTTTCAGAGGCGATACACAATGCTAATACAACATTAGAAAAAGTGGGTGCTTTTTTTAATGTATACGACGATGTAATTAATAATCCCCCAATACAAGGGGGCTGTCCTTTGCTGAATACTGCTGTAGACAGTGATGATACGAATCCATTATTAAGAGAAAAAGCACTTGGCGTTTTCAAGATATTTCTCCATATGATTGAAGGGATTATTGAAGAAGGGATTAAACAAGGAGAGCTAAAACCAGATATTGATACAAAGGCGGTAGCTTCTTTTATTGTTGCCACGCTCGAGGGAAGTATTATGGCTAGCAAACTCGAAAAAGACAATAAGCACATTACGTATAGTCAGCAACAATTGCTGCGTTATTTGTCAATGCTACAAATTTAGCTTGTTTTTTGAGAAACAGTACCCGAAAGTGCAAGGTAATTTAGAGACGTATAATAATGCTATGAAAGAAAAAAATCTGCCTAAAGCAACAATACAATAGCAGAAGAAATGTTCTGTTCTGCATAAGAGCGGAAGCAGCCCTGTCATATATCGGTTTAAAAATATAGTTCTACAAAGTACCTATTTTGACGTGAAAATTCAAAATAGGTATTTTTAAATTAATCTATATGTTGTGGTAGTGGCTGTTGGATCAATTTTATACATAAAATAATTATACTAATATAATTATAGAGATAGCGAAATTGAAACCAAAGAATTACGAATAGTTGTATAGTATATCCAATAATATGGATGAAATGTGATAGGAAAATTAAGTTCTAGATTTAAAAATAATTTAGGTTATACTATTTTTAACAAAGTAAATTGTTACTGGAGTGATAATAAATGGAAAACGTAAAATATCAACAGATGGTTTATAAAAATATGGATGAGAAATTTAAAAGCTGGAGTGAACTAAAGTATATTTCAGAGAAAGAAATCTATCATTTTTTGCATAGTTTAAAAGGGACGGCAGGTTCAATAGGGTTAGAAGAACTATCAATTACAGCTAGTGAAAAATTAGAACCTTTAACAGAAGCTAGCGAAAAAAAATGGAGTAAAGCTGAATGGACAAGTTATCTTTCTTCTTTAATTGAAGGCATTAGTTTCTATCAAACTAATATGACTGTTCAAACTGAAAGTAAACCGCTCCTTGCCTTCCCAGAGAATGCATTGAATCAAGAGTTTATTTTAGTTATTGATGACGATATTGTATTTATTAATTATCTTAAGAATGTATTAGAGAAAAAAGGTTATTCTGTTGTTATTGCTTATAACGGTAAACGTGGAATGGAGTTAATTTATGAATTAAAGCCAGCTATTGTCTTTTTAGATATCATGCTTCCGGATACAAATGGTTTTTCTATATTACAAAATATAAAAAAAATTAAAAAAGATCGTATGTTTGTAACTGTGATGAGCGCAAATGATTGTAAGGAAAATCGGGTGCGTGCTTATGATATGGGGGCATTAGATTTTATGCCTAAACCGATTGATGAAGAAATACTAGTATCCTATGTAACCAATCGTTTAGCTTATAAGAAGGAATTAGAGCATTCTATTATTATTGATGAATTAACACAAGTGTATAATCGTAAATTTTTAGAAAATCAGTTTGAAAAATTAATTCAACAATTTAATCGAAATCAAACTCCTTTTTCGGTTGCAATTTTAGATTTAGATTATTTTAAAAAAGTAAATGATACACATGGCCATCTAGTAGGCGATGAAGTTTTAAAAGGTTTTGCAGCATTAGTAATGAATTTAAAACGAGATACTGATATTTTCTGCCGTTATGGTGGTGAGGAGTTTGTAATGTTAATGCCTCAAACTTCTATACAAGATTCTTATGTATTAATAGAAAGACTCCGTAAATCGATGGAAAAAAAATATTTCACAGCAAACGGTGTTAAATTCAATGTAACCTTTTCAGCAGGATTGGTTGATGTTTCTGCAACTAACCTACATCCTAAAAAAATGTTAGAAGAGGCAGATCAAGCACTTTATAACGCGAAACAATCTGGAAGAAACCAGACAATGATATATGATAGTGTTGCAGAAGTTGTGAAAAAGAAAGTTAAAATAAAAATTATTATCATTGATGATGTTTTTATTATTCGTAATTTAATTGTAAATTATTTTAATAATTGGGGGCCAAACGAAAACTATGACATTGACGTTTTGGAGTTTAGTGATGGTGTTAGTTTCTTAAAATCTAATTGGTATAACTCAAATAGTAAATATATTATCTTGTTAGATGGTATGATGCCTAAAATGGATGGTATTGAAGTGCTAAAAACTATTAGAAAAAAATATTCATCCAATGACGTCATTGTGTCTATGTTAACAGGTAGAAAGGGTGAAGAGTACGTAGTAGATGCTCTAGAAAATGGGGCGGATGATTACATTGTCAAACCATTTAATATTACAGATGTATCGAATCGAATTCTCCGTTTAATCAATCGCTTATTTTAATAATAGATACTGAAAAGAGTGAGAGTATGAAAAGAATTTTAGTAGTCGATGATGAAGAAATTTTAAGAATGCTTATTTGTGATACATTGGAAGATACAGGGTATGATATGGACGAAGCAGAAGATGGTATAGAAGCTTTAAAAAAAATCAGTCAACAAACTTATGATTTAATAATATTAGATTACATGATGCCTAATTTATCAGGCATAGAAGTCATTGAAGAGCTACCTATGGAAGTTACACAAAAAACACCTATTCTTATGCTTACTGCCAAGGCACAAGAGTCAGACCGTCAAATAGCATTGGAGAAAGGTGCTAATTATTTTATGTCTAAGCCTTTTAGCCCGATTGAATTATTGGGTTTAGTTGAGGATATATTGAATGCATAAAAATTTTCCCTTATTAGAAAAGAATATTCGCAACCAATTCCTTAAGATGTTGATTAGTCTAACAATCATTTTTATCGTAATTGTGATTATTTTTATTCTATACATTAAGTCAACTAACCAGAGTCTAAAAGAAGAGAGAGAATCTGTTAGTGGAAAAGCGCAAATTGTGGATGGATTATCAGAAGCATTTAATGGAATTATTTTTAGAGCAAGAGGCTATTATGCTTTTCAAGATAAACATGAACTAGAGTTACTTCATGAAAATCTTGCTGAATTTGAAAAATATTTAAATCAGTTTGCTGAACTTCAACTTACTGATGAAGAAAAGGCATTATATAATGATTTAGTCGAATTTAATAAAAACTATAAATCTGTCATTCTCCCTCAAGCATTAAGTTATGTAGATGCTAATGATTATGAGGCATTAAGAAAACTATCAAGTAGCGGGACAAATGATCTGGTAAATAATTTTGTAAACTATACAAAAATGTACGAAAAAAAAACTGAAGTGGATTTAAATGAATTATTCTCACGAACTATTGAGAAAGCACAGCAGTTTACTTTAATATCCTTGCTGCTAGGCGCGCTTATTTTACTATTTGTGGCTATCATTATGCGCAGAGTGTTATTTAATGTGATTAAACCAATTGAACAATTAACAACAGCTACAAATGAAATAGCTTCTGGACGATTTATAGAACTTGGCGGTCTTGTTCAAAAAGAAGATGAACTAGGCATATTAGCAAACTCATTCTATAAAATGACACTTTCTATACAGGAAAAAGAGGAAGTTCTAACAACACAAAATGAGGAACTATTAGCACAGCAAGATGAATTACAAGGAAATCAAATTCAATTACAACAGTCATTAGATCATTTACAAAAATATAATCAACTGAATCATGTTTTAACGTTCACGTTGGATAAAAAACAACTATTAAAAAATCTACATGACTATTTGAACGATATTTATATGTTCGACACGAGTGTTCTCTATTTGTTAGAAGGAAATATATATGTGTCCAAAGGATTGACGGAACAAACAACGGAACAGCTTGTAGGAAATTTGAATAGGGATAAGCAAGTGCGGTTAGAAGAAGAAAAATTCTTTATTATTACACGCGAAATTGCCCCAAACAATCAGGATATTGCACAAGATTACTATCATTGCTATGACCTCTATTCATCTATTTTAAATTCAGATGGACACCTAGTAGCTATCTTAATGGCAACTCGAGAAGGAAACCATTTTACAAAGCAAGAGATAGATGAGTTGAATGGCTTAATGAACCGTGTATCAATTGCTTTTGAACGTATATTTATGTATGAAGAAGTCGAACGTTCCCGACAGCTTAATCAAAATATCATTGACACTGTAAACGAAGGAATTCAACTCGTCTCAATTACAGGAGATGTATTATTAATTAACAAAGCTTTATCACGAATAATTCGTTTTGAAAATATAATAAATAAGGATAATGTTTCACTAAATATTTGGTTGGAGCATTTTCAAAACCTATGTGATCAACCAGAAGAGTTGCTTACTTTTTTTAACGAGGCAATCATAGAAGATTTTTTAGATACGAGAACTTTCCGTTACTCCATTTCACAAAATACGCCTATATTTGTTGAAGTATATGCAACAAGTGTATATGAAGGCGGAGTAAAAATGGGAACTATGTTTGTTCATCGGGATATTACAAGAGAATATGAAATAGATCAAATGAAGTCTGAATTAGTAAGCACGGTTAGTCACGAATTACGTACGCCATTGTCTAGCGTTCTAGGATTTACAGAGCTTTTATTAACAAAAGAAGTAAAACCTGAGCGACAAAAGAGATACATCGAAACTATACATAAGGAAGCGGTTCGTTTAACTAACCTTATTAACGATTTCTTAGATTTACAGAGAATGGAATCAGGTAGACAACAATATAATATGCAACAATTATCAATAGACGAATTATCAATTGAAATTGTTAATCGTTTCCGTCATGAACAAAAACACCATGTCCATTTAATTGATAAAGCAAAACAAGTAAATGTAAATGGTGATCAAGAAAGACTAATTCAGGTGTTTATTAACCTCATTGGGAATGCTATTAAGTTTTCACCTTCTGGTGGAGAT
This DNA window, taken from Lysinibacillus sp. FSL M8-0337, encodes the following:
- a CDS encoding HD domain-containing protein; protein product: MHNIIIPDSKVAKDATQLIYEISPAFLYNHCLRTYAFGDALGKKYRFKYDQELFYLASVLHDVGLTDHVCCKHSFEYEGADYAESFLHSHGLPQNKIDVVREAIILHTSEIAEEKQPEIALVHLGAGMDVVGLRIEDIPEETFNFIIEAYPRLGFKKSMIELIKYDANLKNAQQQPNNLSSSMLRMGFVDWVMNAPFKD
- a CDS encoding TetR/AcrR family transcriptional regulator; protein product: MQKGEHTRRHIILKSAVLFNQKGYAGCSMNDIMEATGLKKGGIYRHFKNKDEIALEAFEYAIDTVHQHFSEAIHNANTTLEKVGAFFNVYDDVINNPPIQGGCPLLNTAVDSDDTNPLLREKALGVFKIFLHMIEGIIEEGIKQGELKPDIDTKAVASFIVATLEGSIMASKLEKDNKHITYSQQQLLRYLSMLQI
- a CDS encoding diguanylate cyclase; amino-acid sequence: MENVKYQQMVYKNMDEKFKSWSELKYISEKEIYHFLHSLKGTAGSIGLEELSITASEKLEPLTEASEKKWSKAEWTSYLSSLIEGISFYQTNMTVQTESKPLLAFPENALNQEFILVIDDDIVFINYLKNVLEKKGYSVVIAYNGKRGMELIYELKPAIVFLDIMLPDTNGFSILQNIKKIKKDRMFVTVMSANDCKENRVRAYDMGALDFMPKPIDEEILVSYVTNRLAYKKELEHSIIIDELTQVYNRKFLENQFEKLIQQFNRNQTPFSVAILDLDYFKKVNDTHGHLVGDEVLKGFAALVMNLKRDTDIFCRYGGEEFVMLMPQTSIQDSYVLIERLRKSMEKKYFTANGVKFNVTFSAGLVDVSATNLHPKKMLEEADQALYNAKQSGRNQTMIYDSVAEVVKKKVKIKIIIIDDVFIIRNLIVNYFNNWGPNENYDIDVLEFSDGVSFLKSNWYNSNSKYIILLDGMMPKMDGIEVLKTIRKKYSSNDVIVSMLTGRKGEEYVVDALENGADDYIVKPFNITDVSNRILRLINRLF
- a CDS encoding response regulator → MKRILVVDDEEILRMLICDTLEDTGYDMDEAEDGIEALKKISQQTYDLIILDYMMPNLSGIEVIEELPMEVTQKTPILMLTAKAQESDRQIALEKGANYFMSKPFSPIELLGLVEDILNA
- a CDS encoding ATP-binding protein — encoded protein: MHKNFPLLEKNIRNQFLKMLISLTIIFIVIVIIFILYIKSTNQSLKEERESVSGKAQIVDGLSEAFNGIIFRARGYYAFQDKHELELLHENLAEFEKYLNQFAELQLTDEEKALYNDLVEFNKNYKSVILPQALSYVDANDYEALRKLSSSGTNDLVNNFVNYTKMYEKKTEVDLNELFSRTIEKAQQFTLISLLLGALILLFVAIIMRRVLFNVIKPIEQLTTATNEIASGRFIELGGLVQKEDELGILANSFYKMTLSIQEKEEVLTTQNEELLAQQDELQGNQIQLQQSLDHLQKYNQLNHVLTFTLDKKQLLKNLHDYLNDIYMFDTSVLYLLEGNIYVSKGLTEQTTEQLVGNLNRDKQVRLEEEKFFIITREIAPNNQDIAQDYYHCYDLYSSILNSDGHLVAILMATREGNHFTKQEIDELNGLMNRVSIAFERIFMYEEVERSRQLNQNIIDTVNEGIQLVSITGDVLLINKALSRIIRFENIINKDNVSLNIWLEHFQNLCDQPEELLTFFNEAIIEDFLDTRTFRYSISQNTPIFVEVYATSVYEGGVKMGTMFVHRDITREYEIDQMKSELVSTVSHELRTPLSSVLGFTELLLTKEVKPERQKRYIETIHKEAVRLTNLINDFLDLQRMESGRQQYNMQQLSIDELSIEIVNRFRHEQKHHVHLIDKAKQVNVNGDQERLIQVFINLIGNAIKFSPSGGDVIITLENRNNMVQVSIEDQGIGIPKHEISKLFQKFKRIDNTTRRKIGGTGLGLSISREIIKKHGGDIWIESEEGKGTTVSFNLPLIQRQFESNLEDNEFNNQTGLNVLIIEDDLSLALLLSEELKSRGFTVIYHDNPKRAYEEALQTPLVGIIIDLMLGDEKNGWDLIRQLRDTEETCNIPILISSALDESKEDVARYKIDKYLTKPYPPEELSKALLSILSKPSIDKGKM